Proteins encoded by one window of Macaca fascicularis isolate 582-1 chromosome 10, T2T-MFA8v1.1:
- the TNFRSF6B gene encoding tumor necrosis factor receptor superfamily member 6B, whose amino-acid sequence MRALEGPGLLLLCLVWALPALLLVPAMRGATEAPTYPWRDTDTGEWLVCAQCPPGTFVKQPCRRDSPTTCGPCPPRHYTQFWNYLERCRYCNVLCGEREEEARPCHATHNRACRCRTGFFAHAGFCLEHALCPPGTGVMAPGTPSQNTQCQPCPPGTFSASSSSSEQCQPHRNCTALGLALNVPGSSSHDALCTSCTAFPLSTRVPGTEECKRAVIDFVAFQDISIKRLQRLLQALETPGGWGPTPRAGRAALRLKLQQRLTELLEAQDGALLVRLLQALRVARMPGLERSVRERFLPGH is encoded by the exons ATGAGGGCGCTGGAGGGGCCGGGCCTGCTGCTGCTGTGCCTGGTGTGGGCGCTGCCCGCCCTGCTGCTGGTGCCGGCCATGCGTGGAGCGACAGAGGCACCCACTTACCCCTGGCGGGACACAGACACGGGGGAGTGGCTGGTGTGTGCCCAGTGCCCCCCAGGCACCTTTGTGAAGCAGCCCTGCCGCCGAGACAGCCCCACGACGTGTGGCCCGTGTCCTCCACGCCACTACACGCAGTTCTGGAACTACCTGGAGCGCTGCCGCTACTGCAACGTCCTCTGCGGGGAGCGCGAGGAAGAGGCACGGCCTTGCCACGccacccacaaccgcgcctgcCGCTGCCGCACCGGCTTCTTCGCACACGCTGGTTTCTGCCTGGAGCATGCATTGTGTCCACCTGGCACCGGCGTGATGGCCCCGG GCACCCCCAGCCAGAACACGCAGTGCCAGCCGTGCCCCCCAGGCACCTTCTCAGCCAGCAGCTCCAGCTCAGAGCAGTGCCAGCCCCACCGTAACTGCacggccctgggcctggccctcaACGTGCCAGGCTCTTCCTCCCACGACGCCCTGTGCACCAGCTGCACTGCCTTCCCCCTCAGCACCAGGGTACCAG GAACTGAGGAGTGCAAGCGTGCCGTCATCGACTTCGTGGCTTTCCAGGATATCTCCATCAAGAGGTTGCAGCGGCTGCTGCAGGCCCTTGAGACCCCGGGGGGCTGGGGTCCAACACCAAGGGCGGGCCGCGCAGCCTTGCGGCTGAAGCTGCAACAGCGGCTCACGGAGCTCCTGGAGGCGCAGGACGGGGCACTTCTGGTGCGGCTGCTGCAGGCACTGCGTGTGGCCAGGATGCCCGGGCTGGAGCGGAGCGTCCGTGAGCGCTTCCTCCCTGGGCACTGA